A window from Drosophila subobscura isolate 14011-0131.10 chromosome O, UCBerk_Dsub_1.0, whole genome shotgun sequence encodes these proteins:
- the LOC117897971 gene encoding uncharacterized protein LOC117897971 — MISRRDKLLLQPWEQLRYAQHREKVLSARPAIDTHTPRCHEHVQRKWKKQQNELERQQQIERENLRLLQKLGDIMRTKRINNVWLEPRPNFLNREKQFPTRPYSSLPEIVTIYGQQPPGTLIYGMLPKPTVVGRCPTCSGNPERTEVAIPEQRTPWAPARKSWNRKTQQPLQQQRCYHCGSYKSSERKLSEDYAYSFDG; from the exons ATGATCTCACGCCGCGACAAATTGCTGCTACAGCCCTGGGAGCAGCTCCGTTATGCACAGCATCGGGAGAAGGTATTGTCCGCACGCCCAGCCATCgatacgcatacgccgcgctGCCACGAGCACGTGCAACGCAAAtggaaaaagcaacagaacGAGCTCGAGCGTCAGCAGCAGATTGAGCGTGAAAATCTACGGCTTCTGCAGAAGCTGGGCGACATCATGAGAACGAAGCGAATCAACAATGTTTGGCTGGAGCCGCGACCCAA TTTCCTCAATCGCGAAAAGCAATTTCCCACACGTCCGTACTCCAGTTTGCCGGAAATTGTCACCATTTATGGTCAGCAGCCGCCGGGTACGCTCATCTATGGTATGCTGCCCAAGCCCACAGTGGTGGGTCGCTGTCCCACGTGCAGCGGCAATCCGGAACGCACCGAGGTGGCCATTCCCGAGCAGCGTACACCCTGGGCCCCGGCCCGAAAGTCATGGAATCGCAAGACACaacagccgctgcagcagcaacgttgCTACCACTGCGGCTCGTATAAAAGCAGCGAGCGCAAATTGTCTGAGGACTATGCCTACTCCTTTGATGGCTGA
- the LOC117897970 gene encoding tRNA (adenine(58)-N(1))-methyltransferase catalytic subunit TRMT61A — MSFLKPKTHIEQGDIVILYLSVNSMHAIEAVPTIVNKKGETIQHIFQTNYGSLKVESIIGVEYGSRVELSKGWANVLQPTPELWTQTLPHRTQIIYTPDISMILHQLEVRPGAVVIESGTGSGSLSHYILRALKPTGHLHTFDFHEARADQARDEFKRHGFATYVSVYHRDVCNLGFSTQLDGAADAVFLDLPAPDLAVPHAFKALKLSGGRFCSFSPCIEQSQRCIQELTKLGFNEICSMEVLQQESVIKTRSLPVIDLEFLKLPKSNESSTPNAEETKTPKELKKYLTSSNPQTLPGHTGFLTFATLPPNIPKP; from the exons atgaGTTTCCTTAAACCCAAGACCCACATTGAGCAGGGGGACATTGTAATCCTATACCTGAGTGTCAATTCCATGCATGCCATTGAGGCAGTGCCCACAATAGTGAACAAAAAGGGCGAAACCATACAACACATCTTCCAGACCAATTATGGCTCGCTCAAGGTGGAAA GCATCATTGGCGTGGAATACGGCAGCCGCGTGGAACTCTCAAAGGGCTGGGCCAATGTTCTGCAGCCCACCCCAGAGCTATGGACACAAACACTCCCGCATCGCACTCAAATCATTTACACTCCAGATATAAGTATGATTCTGCACCAGCTGGAGGTGCGACCCGGTGCCGTAGTCATTGAATCGGGAACAGGTTCCGGCTCGCTGTCGCACTACATTCTGCGCGCGCTGAAGCCCACCGGTCATCTGCATACATTCGATTTTCATGAGGCTCGCGCCGACCAGGCCCGCGATGAGTTCAAGCGACACGGATTCGCCACATACGTAAGCGTCTATCACAGGGATGTGTGCAATTTGGGTTTCAGCACCCAACTGGATGGGGCCGCCGATGCGGTATTCTTGGATCTACCCGCACCGGATTTGGCTGTACCGCATGCATTCAAGGCGTTAAAGTTGTCGG GCGGCCGTTTTTGCTCATTCTCACCTTGCATTGAGCAGTCACAGCGCTGCATTCAAGAGCTCACCAAACTGGGATTTAACGAGATCTGTTCGATGGAGGTTCTGCAGCAGGAGAGCGTCATCAAGACGCGTTCGCTGCCCGTCATCGATTTGGAGTTTCTTAAATTGCCCAAAAGTAACGAATCATCCACGCCTAACGCTGAGGAGACCAAAACACCCAAGGAGCTGAAGAAGTATCTCACCTCGAGCAATCCTCAAACGTTGCCCGGACACACAGGCTTTCTCACCTTTGCCACGCTGCCGCCCAACATACCAAAGCCTTGA
- the LOC117898746 gene encoding 60S ribosomal protein L34: MVQRLTLRRRLSYNTRSNKRRIVRTPGGRLVYQYVKKNKTVPRCGQCKEKLKGITPSRPSERPRMSKRLKTVARTYGGVLCHGCLRERIVRAFLIEEQKIVKALKSQREALVKPVKKVEVKKPTKAAATKKPVGKTAGKSGVKAAGKKPTPKAAVKPKK; this comes from the exons ATGGTGCAGAGATTGACTTTGAGGAGGCGTCTGTCCTACAACACGCGCTCAAACAAGAGGCGCAT TGTGCGCACTCCCGGCGGCCGTCTGGTTTACCAGTATGTGAAGAAGAACAAGACCGTTCCACGCTGCGGTCAGTGCAAGGAGAAACTTAAGGGCATCACCCCATCCCGGCCCAGCGAGCGCCCACGCATGTCCAAGCGCCTCAAGACCGTGGCCCGCACCTACGGCGGTGTCCTGTGCCATGGCTGCCTGCGCGAGCGCATTGTGCGCGCCTTTCTCATCGAGGAGCAGAAGATTGTCAAGGCCCTGAAGAGTCAGCGCGAGGCACTTGTCAAGCCAGTCAAGAAGGTCGAGGTCAAGAAGCCCACAAAGGCTGCCGCCACAAAGAAGCCCGTTGGCAAGACCGCAGGCAAATCTGGCGTGAAGGCCGCCGGCAAGAAACCCACTCCCAAAGCCGCCGTCAAGCCCAAGAAGTAG